The following proteins come from a genomic window of Pirellula staleyi DSM 6068:
- a CDS encoding peptide chain release factor 3 — MSPIDPVVDREVKRRRTFAIISHPDAGKTTLTEKLLLYGGMLEVAGAIRGRKSQRAVTSDWMELERQRGISVSSTVLTFDFDDCRVNLLDTPGHHDFSEDTYRTLVASDCAVMVIDLAKGVETQTEKLFRVCALRKIPVITFVNKVDRPGQQTLDVLNDVETKLGIEAVPQNWPLGIGGEFCGVVDFDTFTAHVFDDKQGERRVVARSMPLSEVNDERMRPEMLQQTRDEMELIHTAGTTFDEARFRRGEITPVFFGSALTNFGVEHFLRGFLKLCPTPSDRNSDVGPVQVNRSDFAGFVFKIQANLDPRHRDRVAFLRICAGKFEREMEVLHPRTGKRIKLKRAHKVFGQDRETMDEAFPGDIIGLVNPGEFHLGDTICIGEPVQFESLPQFSPEHFAVLRCRDTSRRKQFTRGLEQLIEEGAIQTFVDPHAMQRESILGAVGALQFDVVRFRLESEYNTPTDITSMPFSLARWIVQSTPEDLREARVPYGAKVVRDQLGCLAMLFASPWDANYFEREHPKIKLSSIRETVKLPGQEQLPVAGDD, encoded by the coding sequence CCGCGAAGTGAAGCGCCGCCGCACGTTCGCCATCATTTCGCACCCCGACGCCGGCAAAACGACCCTCACCGAAAAATTGCTCCTGTACGGCGGCATGCTCGAAGTGGCTGGCGCTATCCGAGGCCGCAAATCGCAGCGGGCGGTCACTTCCGACTGGATGGAGCTCGAGCGCCAGCGCGGTATTTCGGTCAGCAGCACGGTATTGACGTTCGACTTCGATGATTGCCGCGTGAATCTGCTCGATACCCCGGGGCATCATGACTTCAGCGAAGATACCTACCGCACGCTGGTCGCCTCCGACTGCGCGGTGATGGTGATCGACCTGGCTAAAGGGGTCGAAACGCAAACCGAAAAACTGTTCCGCGTCTGCGCGCTCCGCAAAATTCCGGTCATCACGTTTGTCAACAAAGTCGATCGCCCCGGTCAACAAACGCTCGACGTGCTGAACGATGTCGAGACCAAACTGGGGATCGAAGCGGTTCCGCAAAACTGGCCCCTCGGTATCGGTGGCGAATTTTGCGGCGTGGTCGATTTCGACACCTTCACCGCGCATGTGTTCGACGACAAGCAGGGGGAACGGCGCGTCGTCGCCCGCTCGATGCCACTTTCGGAAGTAAACGACGAGCGGATGCGTCCCGAGATGTTGCAGCAGACGCGCGACGAGATGGAGCTGATTCACACCGCCGGAACCACGTTCGACGAAGCACGTTTCCGACGGGGGGAAATCACGCCGGTCTTCTTTGGAAGCGCCTTGACCAATTTTGGTGTCGAGCATTTCTTGCGTGGCTTTTTGAAGCTCTGCCCAACGCCAAGCGATCGCAACAGCGACGTCGGACCAGTGCAGGTGAACCGGAGCGATTTCGCGGGCTTTGTCTTTAAGATTCAAGCGAATCTTGATCCGCGCCATCGCGACCGAGTCGCTTTCCTGCGGATCTGCGCGGGAAAGTTCGAACGCGAGATGGAGGTGCTCCATCCCCGCACCGGTAAGCGGATTAAGCTCAAGCGAGCTCATAAAGTGTTCGGGCAAGATCGCGAGACAATGGACGAGGCTTTTCCGGGGGACATCATCGGACTAGTGAACCCAGGGGAATTTCATCTGGGAGATACGATCTGCATTGGCGAGCCGGTGCAGTTTGAATCGTTGCCCCAGTTTTCGCCTGAACATTTCGCGGTGCTCCGCTGCCGTGATACGTCGCGCCGCAAACAGTTCACGCGCGGACTCGAACAGCTGATTGAAGAGGGGGCGATTCAAACGTTTGTCGATCCGCACGCCATGCAGCGCGAGTCGATTCTCGGCGCGGTTGGCGCGCTGCAATTTGATGTCGTTCGCTTTCGGCTCGAATCGGAATACAACACGCCGACCGACATCACCTCGATGCCGTTTTCGCTTGCCCGCTGGATCGTTCAGTCGACCCCCGAAGACTTGCGTGAAGCGCGAGTCCCTTACGGCGCGAAAGTGGTTCGCGATCAGCTCGGCTGTTTGGCGATGCTGTTCGCCTCGCCGTGGGACGCCAACTATTTCGAGCGCGAGCATCCCAAAATCAAGCTCAGCTCGATTCGTGAGACGGTGAAGCTGCCGGGTCAAGAACAGCTGCCAGTGGCTGGGGATGATTAG